Genomic window (Moraxella haemolytica):
TTAAATTTAATGTGGGCTTGTTTAAAAAGATAAAGATTTGATGATATAAACATTATAAAAATACAACGATATTAACTAAAAACTAACATAGCCAATCATTTGGTCATGCTACACTACAAAAACCCCATATCTTTAGGCAAAATTAGCATCCATCATGAAAACCAGTTTTATCAAATACAGCTTAGCCCCATTGATGCTATCTGCTCTACTTGCAGGCTGTCAGGCACATGATACCATTCATGCAACCAGCATTGCTACTGCCAAAGATTCGGTGGATGATACTACAGTTGTGCCGACCAATCAAATGCTTGCTCAATATGACTGGCAGTTGATACGAACTGAAGATAAGGAAGTGGTGCCATTTTTGGCGAACACAATCCTTGATTTTAAGGGTAATCAACTTGCCTTTAGTGTGGGCTGTAATAGACATTTGGGTGAATTTACACTCAGTGATGGTCTTTTGTCATTAGACAAAACAAGTCTTATCGCCACACGAAAGTCCTGTGAAAGCTCGCTACATCAAGCAGAAAATGCACTCATTACATCGCTTGAATCAGCAAAACTGAATTTTATATCCACAGATAAACAGGCCACGCAGGCGACACTCGCCATCAGTAGTCGTGGCAAATCTTCACTTTGGCAAGGAAAGCGAAAGCCTGACCTGCTATACGGCGAATCTGTCATACTGTATTGGGAGATTGATGCCAAGCCTGTCGTCTGTGCCAATAATACCCAAGAATGCTTAAAAGTCCGTAATATACGCTATGATAACTATGGGGTAAAAATTGGAGCGGGTGCTTGGCGATATTTTGATGGTAAGATTGAAGGCTACAAACATGACCTAAGCCTTAGTCAGATTATCCGCTTAAA
Coding sequences:
- a CDS encoding META domain-containing protein, with product MKTSFIKYSLAPLMLSALLAGCQAHDTIHATSIATAKDSVDDTTVVPTNQMLAQYDWQLIRTEDKEVVPFLANTILDFKGNQLAFSVGCNRHLGEFTLSDGLLSLDKTSLIATRKSCESSLHQAENALITSLESAKLNFISTDKQATQATLAISSRGKSSLWQGKRKPDLLYGESVILYWEIDAKPVVCANNTQECLKVRNIRYDNYGVKIGAGAWRYFDGKIEGYKHDLSLSQIIRLKAYGNTATHDTPVYIYDGVVESSLVE